AGAATTGAAAACTACGATGAAGATGATGATTTAGATGTTGATGTAGATGCAATTGCACCAGTAAAAGGTATGGATCTTGATGATGATATTAGCGACGACGATGACGACGATGATGACAATCAAGATAAACCAGATTCTGACGGTGGAGAGGATGATGACGATGATGATGACAACGATAAAGCAGATACTGATTACGATGAAGATGAAGAGGATGAAGATTAATTCATTTTCTTTGAAATAAATAAAAGGAACTCTATTGGGTTCCTTTTTTTATATTTTGAATTAAACTTTAAATAAAATTTATATTTTTATGTTTTGTAAGATTATTTTTAAATTTACCCACTCAACATAAAAATTATACGCCAATGACTTCAGAAATTTTACACGCAACTTTAAAAGAAAATTTTGGGTTTGAAAAATTCAGACCAAATCAGGAAAATATAATAAGTACGATACTTTCGGGACAGGATGCATTAGCTATTATGCCTACTGGTGGTGGAAAATCAA
This portion of the Flavobacterium panacagri genome encodes:
- a CDS encoding DNA primase; amino-acid sequence: MKRVIVDYAKLTNEILNLLVEKFPDGYDDSDVIRFRNAKNELVEAVEVRTEDTIYLVKISTKLADRIENYDEDDDLDVDVDAIAPVKGMDLDDDISDDDDDDDDNQDKPDSDGGEDDDDDDDNDKADTDYDEDEEDED